The Puntigrus tetrazona isolate hp1 chromosome 19, ASM1883169v1, whole genome shotgun sequence genome has a segment encoding these proteins:
- the LOC122323295 gene encoding NACHT, LRR and PYD domains-containing protein 12-like isoform X2 yields the protein MASEKSLSGETETNTPKSVIQRKSPEPSCMSIKSDQSLRIPPNFSDTYYPDNGRNKMDEPKLESNSTQQEQLESIFQNLEHKIIALMKKELEMFKRVLSLDNPSRFEREEEDEGQNKVRDGLLKITLNVLKKMNQTDLALTLQTRFAPFYLKQHKSSLNKKFQIINEGISSQGNSVSLHEIYTELYITEGGSGEVNNEHEVRQIETVCRRPERQGTSIKCNDIFRTSLGQKSPTRTVLTKGVAGIGKTVSVQKFILDWTEGKANQDFHFIFPLPFRELNLIKQRNLSLMELLCNFFTHINELASTDVDNFKILFIFDGLDECRLSLDFLNNPSLSDVTKSAPVDVLLTNLIKGNLLPSALLWITSRPAAASQIPPECVDLVTDVRGFNDPQKDEYFRKKVNDLCLASKIIRHIKSSRSLYIMCHIPVFCWISATVLQTMMGNADNTEIPKTLTQMFIHFLIFQTKLKSLKYDGKCDADLKQARNSILSLGNLAFQQLEKGNLIFYEEDLKECGIDVKDASVCSGVCTQIFREEFGLYLGKVYSFVHLTIQEFIAALYVFLCFFKQTGHVNMFRSTLTDLLKSEVDKALKSENGHLDLFLRFLLGLSLESNHTLLRGLLKKTRNRPLNRQEIVEYIKMKIRDNSSSEKSINLFHCLNELNDHSLVKEVQTYLSRTGTSCLSTVTLSPSQWSALVFVLLNSEKKLDEFKLSKYHNSEECLLRLLPVIKASSKADVSGCNLTAESCSALAPVLSSNSSSLMDLDMSYNKLHDSGVKLLSTGLKDPNCNLKTLQLEDCSIGEKGCSALLSALRSNPSHLIELNLGYNKLGDKGVKLLCCLLQDPCCQLKTLRLPSCSIGEEGCSALALVLKSKPSHLRELNLGCNEPGELGLKLLSDLLQEPQCQMETLILSNCSIGEKACTVLVSALKLNPSHLKELNLNYNELRDSGVKLLADLLQDPNCKLESLHVSRCNLTERSCSALASVLSSKSSSLTKLNLSYSSLQDSGVKTLCAGLKDHHCKLQTLQLCNCSIGERGCAALASALRSNPSQLRELDLNYNKLQDSGVKLLSVLLQDQHCKLEKLQMYNCSIGEEGCAALISALRSSTSQLKELSLGCNKLGDTELKRLNDLLEDPHCELKILDIFSSPLISPNVKHQH from the exons ATGGCCTCAGAAAAGAGTCTCTCTGGGgaaactgaaacaaacacaccaaAGAG TGTGATTCAGAGAAAATCTCCTGAACCCAGCTGTATGTCTATAAAGAGTGACCAGTCATTAAGGATACCACCTAATTTCAGTGACACATATTATCCTGATAATGGAAG aaacaaaatggATGAACCAAAGTTAGAATCAAACTCTACTCAACAGGAGCAATTGGAGTCTATCTTTCAG AATCTTGAGCACAAAATCATTGCTCTGATGAAGAAAGAGCTGGAGATGTTCAAGAGAGTTCTTAGCCTAGACAACCCATCACGCTttgagagagaagaggaggatgaaggtCAAAACAAAGTCAGAGACGGGCTTCTGAAAATCACACTGAATGTCCTGAAAAAGATGAACCAGACAGACCTTGCTCTCACTCTACAGACCA GATTTGCccctttttatttgaaacaacaCAAATCCAGCCTAAATAAGAAATTTCAGATAATCAATGAAGGAATATCAAGTCAAGGAAACTCTGTATCGCTGCATGAGATCTACACAGAGCTGTACATCACAGAGGGAGGGAGTGGAGAAGTCAATAATGAACATGAGGTGAGACAGATTGAGACAGTATGCAGAAGACCAGAAAGACAGGGAACATCAATCAAATGCAATGACATATTTAGAACTTCACTTGGACAAAAAAGCCCCACCAGAACTGTGCTGACTAAAGGAGTcgctggaattggaaaaacaGTTTCAGTGCAGAAGTTCATTTTGGACTGGACTGAAGGAAAAGCAAAtcaggattttcattttatatttccacttcctttcagagAACTGAATTTGATAAAGCAGAGAAACCTAAGTTTGATGGAGcttctttgtaatttttttacacatataaATGAATTGGCATCAACAGATGTTGATAACTTTAAAATCCTGTttatctttgatggtctggatgaaTGTCGACTTTCTCTTGATTTTCTAAACAATCCGAGTTTGTCTGATGTGACAAAATCAGCCCCAGTGGATGTGCTGCTCACAAACCTCATCAAGGGGAATCTGCTTCCTTCTGCTCTCCTCTGGATCACTTCTCGGCCAGCAGCAGCCAGTCAGATCCCTCCTGAGTGTGTTGATCTGGTCACAGATGTACGAGGTTTCAATGATCCTCAGAAGGATGAATATTTCAGGAAGAAGGTAAATGATCTGTGTTTGGCCAGTAAAATCATCAGACACATCAAATCATCAAGAAGCCTGTacatcatgtgtcacatcccagtcttctgctggatttCAGCCACTGTTCTACAGACAATGATGGGTAACGCAGACAATACAGAGATCCCCAAGACTCTCACTCAAATGTTCATACACTTCCTGATCTTTCAGACCAAGCTAAAATCCCTGAAATATGATGGGAAATGTGATGCGGATCTTAAACAGGCTCGAAATAGCATCCTGTCACTGGGAAATCTGGCTTTTCAACAGCTGGAAAAGGGGAACCTGATCTTCTATGAGGAGGACCTGAAAGAATGTGGCATTGATGTCAAAGATGCATCAGTGTGTTCAGGAGTTTGTACCCAAATCTTTAGAGAGGAGTTTGGGCTGTACCTGGGGAAGGTGTACAGCTTTGTTCATCTGACAATCCAGGAGTTTATTGCGGCTTTATATgtgtttctttgctttttcaAACAAACAGGACATGTTAACATGTTTAGATCAACTTTGACTGATTTATTGAAAAGTGAAGTAGACAAGGCTTTAAAGAGTGAAAATGGACACCTTGATCTTTTTCTCAGATTCCTGCTGGGTCTCTCGCTGGAGTCCAACCACACTCTCTTACGAGGTCTATtgaaaaagacaagaaacaGACCTCTCAACAGACAAGAAATAGTTGAATACATTAAGATGAAGATCAGGGACAATTCCTCTTCAGAgaaatccatcaatctgttccACTGTCTCAATGAACTGAATGATCATTCTTTAGTGAAGGAAGTCCAAACATACCTAAGCCGCACAGGTACCAGTTGCCTTTCAACTGTCACACTCTCTCCTTCACAGTGGTCAGCTCTGGTGTTCGTGCTGCTGAACTCAGAAAAGAAACTGGATGAGTTTAAACTAAGCAAATATCATAATTCAGAGGAATGTCTTCTGAGGCTGCTACCAGTGATAAAAGCATCTTCAAAAGCAGA TGTGAGTGGCTGTAATCTCACAGCAGAAAGCTGTTCAGCCCTGGCCCCAGTTCTCAGCTCCAATTCCTCAAGTCTGATGGATCTGGACATGAGTTACAATAAACTGCatgattcaggagtgaagctgctctctacTGGACTGAAGGATCCGAACTGTAATCTTAAGACCTTACA GCTGGAAGACTGCAGTATTGGAGAGAAGGGCTGTTCTGCACTGTtatcagctctgagatcaaacccctcacacctgataGAACTTAATTTGGGCTATAATAAATTAGGAGATAAAGGAGTGAAGTTGCTCTGTTGTCTACTGCAGGATCCATGCTGTCAACTGAAGACACTACG ACTGCCTAGCTGCAGTATTGGAGAGGAAGGTTGCTCTGCTCTGGCATTAGTTCTGAAATCAAagccctcacacctgagagaactgaatCTCGGCTGTAATGAACCAGGAGAATTAGGattgaagctgctctctgatctGCTGCAGGAACCACAGTGTCAAATGGAGACACTGAT ACTTTCCAACTGTAGTATTGGAGAGAAAGCTTGTACTGTTCTGGTTTCAGCTTTGAAAttaaacccctcacacctgaaaGAACTAAATCTGAATTATAACGAACTaagagattcaggagtgaagctgctcgcTGATCTACTGCAGGATCCAAACTGTAAACTGGAATCACTACA TGTGAGTCGCTGTAATCTCACAGAGAGAAGCTGTTCAGCTCTGGCCTCAGTTCTCAGCTCAAAATCCTCAAGTCTGACAAAGCTGAACCTGAGTTACAGCAGTCtacaggattcaggagtgaagacGCTCTGTGCTGGACTGAAAGATCATCACTGTAAACTACAGACATTGCA GCTGTGTAACTGCAGTATTGGAGAGAGAGGTTGTGCGGCTCTagcttcagctctgagatcaaacccctcacaGCTGAGAGAACTGGATCTGAACTACAACAAACTACAAGACTCGGGAGTGAAGCTGTTGTCTGTTTTACTTCAGGATCAACACTGTAAACTGGAGAAACTACA GATGTATAATTGTAGTATCGGAGAGGAAGGTTGCGCTGCTCTGATTTCTGCTCTGAGGTCAAGCACATCACAGCTGAAAGAACTGAGTCTCGGCTGTAACAAACTGGGAGATACAGAATTGAAACGGCTCAATGATCTACTGGAGGATCCACACTGTGAATTAAAGATACTAGA TATCTTCTCTTCTCCTCTAATTTCTCCAAATGTCAAACACCAGCACTGA